One genomic window of Candidatus Omnitrophota bacterium includes the following:
- a CDS encoding penicillin-binding protein 2: protein MARPTNDRLIGVLLIGLGVFAVLWVRCFWLQVAGAGRYAAAADAQHYATQRLRAARGTIYDRDQRSLAMTVPVPSVFADPALVEAKPAMARQLAGIVHRDPRQIESRLKKERRFVWIARQMTPGVKLALLPLHREGVGIIEEPKRFYPHGRLAGHLIGFTDVDQRGLEGLELALNGMLQGHDGWRATLRDAKGDLLVGPWTAETAPIDGHDLVLTIDSVVQQVAEDTLEWGMHKYHAKGGSIVAMDPHTGAILALANAPSYDPNAPGGSSAERRRNRAVTDLFEPGSTFKVVTAAALLDLGRITPEEPIFCENGAYPAVGRHVLHDHTPHGTLAFRDVIKYSSNIGTVKAAQRLTPEELYRYIQAFGFGRKTGVEVPGEVSGLAPAPARWSKMSSYNIPMGQGVAATPMQLAVMVSVIANGGSRVRPHVIDRVVAADGRVIRSHASAAAPRVIRPETAATLQQILVEAVASGTGQLATVQGLVTAGKTGTAQKLEPDGRYSHSRFVASFVGFGPVPDPRFVIAICMDEPRPVYFGGVVSAPMFKRMVEHLASYWELPRRAIARSP from the coding sequence ATGGCGCGGCCCACGAATGATCGCCTTATCGGCGTGTTGCTTATCGGGCTGGGCGTGTTTGCCGTCCTCTGGGTCCGCTGCTTCTGGCTGCAGGTGGCGGGGGCGGGCCGGTACGCAGCCGCTGCTGATGCCCAGCACTACGCCACGCAACGCCTGCGGGCGGCGCGCGGCACCATTTATGATCGCGACCAGCGGTCCTTGGCGATGACCGTGCCCGTGCCCTCGGTGTTTGCCGATCCCGCGCTCGTGGAGGCCAAGCCGGCCATGGCGCGCCAACTGGCCGGCATCGTCCATCGCGATCCCCGGCAGATTGAGAGCCGGCTCAAGAAGGAGCGGCGGTTCGTGTGGATTGCGCGGCAGATGACCCCGGGAGTGAAACTCGCCCTCCTGCCGCTGCATCGCGAAGGGGTGGGGATTATCGAGGAGCCGAAGCGGTTTTATCCCCACGGGCGGCTCGCCGGGCATCTGATCGGATTTACCGATGTCGATCAGCGGGGGCTGGAAGGTTTGGAATTAGCGCTCAACGGGATGCTGCAAGGGCATGACGGGTGGCGCGCCACCCTCCGGGACGCCAAAGGCGATCTCTTGGTCGGCCCGTGGACCGCGGAAACGGCGCCGATCGACGGCCATGATCTCGTGCTGACGATCGACAGCGTGGTGCAGCAGGTGGCGGAAGACACCCTCGAGTGGGGGATGCATAAATACCACGCCAAGGGCGGATCGATCGTGGCCATGGATCCGCACACCGGCGCGATCCTGGCTCTGGCGAATGCGCCCTCCTATGACCCGAATGCTCCGGGCGGTTCATCGGCGGAGCGCCGCCGCAACCGCGCGGTGACGGATCTCTTCGAGCCGGGCAGCACGTTTAAGGTCGTGACAGCAGCGGCCCTGCTGGATCTTGGCCGCATCACGCCGGAGGAGCCGATTTTCTGCGAAAACGGCGCCTACCCGGCGGTGGGGCGTCACGTGCTGCATGATCATACCCCGCACGGCACGCTCGCCTTCCGCGATGTCATCAAGTACTCCTCGAATATCGGCACCGTCAAAGCCGCGCAGCGCCTCACACCGGAGGAGCTCTACCGCTACATCCAAGCCTTCGGCTTCGGCCGTAAGACCGGCGTTGAAGTGCCGGGCGAAGTCAGCGGCCTGGCGCCCGCGCCCGCGCGCTGGTCGAAGATGTCGTCCTACAACATCCCGATGGGGCAGGGCGTGGCGGCCACCCCCATGCAGCTGGCCGTCATGGTATCCGTCATCGCCAACGGCGGCAGCCGCGTTCGCCCCCATGTGATTGACCGCGTGGTCGCAGCAGACGGCCGCGTGATCCGCTCGCATGCGTCTGCGGCCGCACCGCGGGTGATCCGTCCAGAAACCGCCGCAACACTTCAACAGATACTCGTCGAAGCAGTGGCGTCAGGCACCGGCCAGCTGGCAACCGTCCAGGGCCTCGTAACGGCCGGTAAGACCGGGACGGCTCAAAAACTTGAGCCGGACGGCCGTTATTCCCACAGTCGGTTCGTTGCCTCCTTCGTCGGCTTTGGGCCGGTGCCTGACCCACGCTTCGTGATCGCGATCTGCATGGATGAGCCGCGGCCGGTGTATTTCGGCGGCGTGGTCTCAGCGCCGATGTTTAAGCGCATGGTGGAGCACTTAGCGAGTTATTGGGAGCTGCCTCGGCGAGCGATCGCGAGAAGTCCGTAA
- a CDS encoding UDP-N-acetylmuramoyl-L-alanyl-D-glutamate--2,6-diaminopimelate ligase: MHLRELLQDITTEPVADVTVSGIACHSKQVRSGDVFVAMEGAVADGHAFLHEAASRGAAAIVVQRRPAPAAPRPPAGSGPPPAACPVIVVPDTRSAAVAMAARFYGHPLRKLRLIGVTGTNGKTTTTFLLQTILEAAGQRAGLLGTIAYHIGRRVLPSTNTTPGPLELQRYFAQMVGQGLSWCAMEVSSHALAQGRIEGLEFEAAIFSNLGSDHLDYHKTREAYAAAKRRLFDHLKPSGYAVVNMDDEYGRILSESLPHRPLLTYGVEQPAKVTVDRLQCSWQGLELMLRTPWGVVPVTTPLLGRHNASNIAAAAAALLPLGISPGAIREGLAGIRQVPGRLERVPNDAGVHVLIDYAHTADALRLALLSLRELTRGRVIVVFGCGGNRDHTKRPVMGQAASRLADVVLLTSDNPRGEEPLDIIRQIQAGFPPGFTQSETIADREQAILAALGLARRDDAVLIAGKGHEAYQTFDHVSVPFSDREVVERWFSSRHAVAVG, translated from the coding sequence ATGCACTTACGTGAGCTGTTGCAGGATATCACCACGGAACCCGTGGCCGATGTCACGGTCTCGGGCATCGCGTGCCATTCGAAGCAGGTCCGTTCGGGCGACGTGTTTGTCGCGATGGAAGGCGCGGTTGCGGATGGCCATGCCTTCCTCCACGAAGCGGCCAGCCGTGGAGCGGCGGCCATCGTCGTGCAGCGGAGGCCTGCGCCTGCCGCTCCACGCCCCCCAGCAGGATCAGGACCTCCTCCGGCGGCGTGCCCGGTGATCGTCGTGCCGGATACGCGCTCGGCCGCCGTGGCCATGGCCGCGCGGTTTTACGGCCACCCCTTGCGCAAGCTGCGCCTCATCGGCGTGACCGGCACCAACGGCAAAACGACCACCACCTTCCTCCTGCAAACGATTCTGGAAGCCGCCGGGCAGCGAGCCGGGCTGCTGGGCACCATTGCGTATCACATCGGCCGCCGCGTGCTTCCGTCGACGAATACGACGCCGGGCCCGCTGGAGCTGCAGCGCTATTTCGCGCAGATGGTCGGGCAGGGGCTGTCGTGGTGCGCGATGGAAGTCTCCTCCCACGCGCTGGCCCAGGGCCGCATCGAGGGGTTGGAGTTCGAGGCCGCCATTTTCTCCAACCTCGGCTCCGATCATTTGGACTATCACAAGACGCGTGAAGCGTACGCGGCGGCGAAGCGGCGGCTGTTTGATCATCTCAAGCCATCGGGATACGCCGTCGTCAATATGGATGATGAGTACGGCCGCATCCTCAGCGAATCCTTGCCGCATCGTCCGCTGTTGACCTACGGGGTGGAGCAGCCGGCGAAAGTCACCGTGGATCGGCTCCAATGTTCCTGGCAGGGCCTGGAGCTGATGCTGCGAACGCCGTGGGGCGTCGTGCCGGTGACGACACCGCTGCTGGGGCGGCATAACGCCTCGAATATTGCCGCGGCGGCCGCGGCCTTGCTCCCGCTGGGGATTTCGCCGGGTGCGATTCGCGAAGGATTGGCCGGGATCAGGCAAGTGCCGGGGCGCCTCGAGCGCGTGCCGAATGATGCGGGCGTCCACGTGCTCATCGACTACGCGCATACCGCCGATGCCCTGCGGCTCGCCCTCCTGTCGCTGCGGGAGCTGACGCGCGGCCGCGTGATCGTCGTCTTCGGCTGCGGGGGCAATCGCGACCACACCAAACGGCCGGTCATGGGGCAGGCGGCCAGCCGGCTGGCTGACGTCGTCCTCCTCACCTCGGATAATCCGCGCGGGGAAGAGCCGCTCGACATCATTCGTCAGATCCAGGCGGGGTTTCCGCCGGGCTTTACCCAATCGGAAACCATCGCGGATCGCGAGCAGGCGATTCTCGCCGCCTTGGGGCTGGCGCGCCGCGATGACGCCGTGTTAATCGCCGGCAAAGGGCATGAGGCGTATCAGACATTCGATCACGTTTCCGTGCCGTTTTCCGATCGCGAAGTCGTGGAGCGTTGGTTCTCTTCGCGCCATGCGGTGGCGGTGGGATGA
- a CDS encoding UDP-N-acetylmuramoyl-tripeptide--D-alanyl-D-alanine ligase — protein sequence MMWTIEELLEATHGRLLRGDRARQVSGISIDSRRIAAGEAFVAIKGLRFDGHAFVEAAAHRGASCVIVSRELIPTNGSAALPAILVGDTTKALGDLARFHRQRVNPLVIAVTGSCGKTTTKELIAHVVGASEEVLKTFGTQNNHIGVPLTLLRLTPAHRYAVVEVGSNHPGEIAYLASMVQPDAAVVTNVGPVHLEFLGSLEGVRQEKLSLLRALPPDGSAVLPGDQMDIGFEAPKYLHAMVRRVFFGTTDRCDIQAFDVQRADAGMLLRLRDQFTQWTIPLIGFHNVENTLAAIACAWAVGVPLSLIRDRLMTAAPIPLRSEVLRCNGLTILNDCYNANPLSMARALETLRDLQASRKVAVVGDMLELGDYAPSAHQAIGRLAIQLGIDAVIAVGQHAESVAEGVRESRPEAAATYQTVEELLTQLPGLLQQGDGLLVKGSRRLQLEQVTDFLLKRYARQPDRATA from the coding sequence ATGATGTGGACGATCGAAGAGTTATTGGAAGCCACCCACGGCCGCCTGCTGCGGGGCGATCGGGCGCGCCAGGTCAGCGGGATCAGCATTGATTCCCGGCGCATCGCCGCTGGCGAGGCCTTCGTGGCCATCAAAGGCCTGCGCTTCGACGGGCATGCGTTTGTCGAAGCGGCCGCCCACCGGGGAGCCTCCTGCGTGATCGTCTCGCGGGAGCTGATCCCCACGAACGGCTCGGCGGCCCTGCCGGCCATTCTCGTGGGAGACACCACGAAAGCGCTCGGAGATCTCGCGCGGTTTCATCGGCAGCGCGTGAATCCGCTGGTCATCGCCGTGACCGGCTCCTGCGGCAAGACCACGACGAAAGAATTGATCGCCCATGTGGTCGGAGCGTCTGAGGAGGTGCTCAAAACCTTCGGCACGCAGAACAACCACATCGGCGTCCCCCTGACCCTGCTGCGGTTGACACCCGCCCACCGCTACGCCGTGGTGGAAGTAGGCTCCAACCATCCGGGAGAAATTGCGTATCTCGCCTCGATGGTCCAGCCGGATGCGGCCGTCGTCACCAATGTCGGTCCAGTGCATTTGGAATTCTTGGGATCGCTGGAGGGCGTGCGCCAAGAAAAACTGTCGCTCTTGCGAGCTCTGCCGCCGGACGGCTCGGCCGTGTTGCCCGGCGATCAAATGGATATCGGATTCGAGGCGCCGAAATATCTGCATGCGATGGTGCGGCGCGTCTTCTTCGGCACCACCGATCGCTGCGACATTCAAGCCTTTGATGTGCAGCGCGCCGATGCCGGCATGCTCCTTCGGCTGCGCGATCAGTTCACCCAATGGACAATTCCGCTCATCGGCTTCCACAATGTGGAAAATACGCTGGCCGCGATCGCCTGCGCGTGGGCGGTGGGCGTGCCGCTATCGTTGATTCGCGACCGGCTCATGACCGCAGCGCCCATTCCGCTGCGCTCGGAAGTGTTGCGCTGCAACGGCCTGACCATCTTGAATGATTGTTATAACGCCAATCCGCTCTCCATGGCGCGCGCCTTGGAAACCTTGCGGGACCTTCAGGCGAGCCGCAAGGTCGCCGTCGTGGGCGATATGTTGGAGCTCGGGGACTATGCGCCGTCGGCGCATCAGGCCATCGGCCGGCTGGCGATCCAACTGGGCATCGATGCGGTGATTGCCGTCGGGCAGCACGCGGAATCCGTGGCAGAAGGCGTGCGGGAGTCCCGTCCTGAGGCGGCCGCCACGTATCAGACCGTCGAAGAGCTCCTGACACAGCTGCCGGGATTGCTTCAGCAGGGCGATGGCTTGCTGGTGAAAGGCTCGCGGCGCTTGCAGTTGGAGCAAGTCACGGATTTTCTGTTGAAGCGATATGCTCGACAACCGGATCGCGCCACTGCGTGA
- the mraY gene encoding phospho-N-acetylmuramoyl-pentapeptide-transferase, producing MLDNRIAPLREAALVFVASAGGCMIAGRLIIPALIRAQRLAPLRYGDCPPLLAYQQTKPQVPTMGGLIVLGVAVAAALAAGAGGAWLVLVPTLGIGAIGLADDLLKFRGPNGRGLRSLPKLLLSGVVAIAVGVVTAAPTAGMMANALWILFVMLVIAGASHAVNLTDGMDGLAVGCLAMAFAAFGVLTLLPGSAHPALAVWCASFSGACVGFLWFNSFPASVFLGDVGAMGLGAALGTIGVVSGRPWWLAIVGGVFVAEAVSVMLQVGSYKWRNKKRVFRVAPLHHHVHLGGWPEPKVIARFWIAGLLLAALGLAQVAR from the coding sequence ATGCTCGACAACCGGATCGCGCCACTGCGTGAGGCGGCGCTGGTCTTCGTGGCCAGCGCGGGAGGCTGCATGATCGCAGGGCGTCTGATCATTCCTGCGCTCATCCGCGCGCAGCGCCTCGCCCCCCTCCGCTACGGAGATTGCCCGCCGCTGTTGGCCTATCAGCAAACTAAGCCGCAGGTGCCCACGATGGGAGGGCTCATCGTGCTCGGCGTCGCCGTGGCCGCAGCGCTGGCCGCGGGCGCTGGCGGGGCGTGGCTGGTGCTGGTGCCAACGCTGGGGATCGGGGCCATCGGCCTCGCGGATGATCTCTTAAAGTTTCGCGGACCCAATGGCCGCGGGCTTCGCAGTCTGCCCAAGCTGCTGCTCAGTGGCGTGGTCGCCATCGCCGTGGGCGTGGTGACGGCGGCCCCCACGGCCGGGATGATGGCGAACGCCCTCTGGATCCTGTTTGTGATGCTGGTCATCGCCGGCGCCTCCCATGCGGTGAATCTCACGGATGGCATGGATGGGCTGGCGGTCGGGTGCTTGGCCATGGCGTTTGCCGCCTTCGGCGTGCTGACGCTGCTGCCGGGCTCGGCGCATCCAGCGCTCGCTGTCTGGTGCGCGAGCTTTTCGGGCGCGTGCGTGGGATTTTTGTGGTTCAACAGTTTCCCGGCGTCGGTGTTTCTCGGCGACGTGGGGGCGATGGGATTGGGAGCCGCCCTCGGGACGATCGGCGTCGTCAGCGGCCGCCCCTGGTGGCTGGCGATCGTCGGTGGCGTCTTTGTCGCGGAGGCCGTTTCGGTGATGCTGCAAGTCGGATCCTATAAATGGCGGAACAAGAAGCGCGTGTTCCGCGTCGCCCCGCTGCACCATCACGTGCATCTGGGGGGGTGGCCTGAGCCGAAAGTGATCGCCCGCTTTTGGATCGCGGGGTTGCTGCTGGCCGCGCTGGGGCTGGCCCAGGTGGCGCGGTGA
- the murD gene encoding UDP-N-acetylmuramoyl-L-alanine--D-glutamate ligase, whose translation MTMTMEPEMAAGLCDRFGRSWSGRRVTVAGLGKSGAAAAEWLCRLGCRVAVTESGDTPQLRASAERLLALGVLDVELGGHTARSLDEAELLVASPGVPETHGPIAWARARQRPVMSEIDLAFHFCPSPVVAVTGTNGKSTATTLIAEALRASGREAIACGNLGTPFSSVISRLTPAVTAVVEVSSFQLLGCEQFRPRIGVLLNIGANHLDRHRDPEAYLAAKMRLFQRQDATDWAVLNGRDPRVVSAADRCGAKRVWFGENRGNPPPLSLAEETRRMLSENAQAVLQVTRLLGIADPLAWQVLREFRGLEHRMEHVASLGGIDFVNDSKSTSPESLLFALEEVRGDVVVILGGRNKGLDFAPLSAPLRQARVKGLVLIGESRPRLRELLQGVPALSEADTLEQAVVAAAVQARPGTTVLFSPACASFDMFHNFEDRGHSFKTIVHHLAEGRSS comes from the coding sequence ATGACGATGACCATGGAACCTGAGATGGCTGCCGGGTTGTGCGATCGTTTCGGCCGCTCATGGAGCGGGCGGCGCGTGACCGTCGCGGGGCTGGGCAAAAGCGGCGCGGCGGCGGCTGAATGGCTCTGCCGGCTGGGATGCCGCGTGGCCGTCACGGAATCCGGCGACACGCCGCAGCTGCGCGCCTCGGCTGAGCGGCTGCTAGCACTCGGCGTCCTCGATGTGGAGCTGGGCGGGCATACCGCGCGATCTCTCGATGAGGCGGAGCTGCTCGTGGCGAGCCCGGGCGTGCCTGAAACGCATGGGCCGATTGCATGGGCGAGGGCGCGGCAACGTCCGGTCATGAGCGAAATTGATCTGGCGTTTCATTTTTGTCCCTCCCCGGTGGTGGCCGTGACCGGGACGAATGGCAAAAGCACCGCCACCACGCTGATCGCCGAGGCGCTCCGGGCCAGCGGGCGTGAGGCGATCGCCTGCGGCAATCTTGGCACGCCGTTTTCCTCCGTGATCAGCCGGCTGACCCCGGCGGTGACCGCGGTGGTTGAGGTCAGCTCCTTTCAGCTGCTGGGCTGCGAGCAGTTTCGCCCCCGCATCGGGGTGCTGCTGAATATCGGCGCCAATCATTTGGATCGGCACCGCGATCCGGAGGCGTATCTTGCGGCGAAGATGCGGCTGTTCCAGCGGCAGGACGCGACGGACTGGGCCGTGCTCAACGGCCGCGACCCCCGCGTGGTGTCAGCCGCAGACCGTTGCGGTGCCAAGCGCGTGTGGTTCGGCGAGAATCGCGGCAACCCTCCGCCGCTGTCCCTGGCCGAGGAAACGCGGCGCATGTTGTCGGAGAACGCGCAGGCGGTGCTGCAGGTTACGCGCCTCCTCGGTATTGCCGATCCGCTGGCCTGGCAGGTGCTGCGCGAGTTTCGCGGCCTCGAGCACCGGATGGAGCATGTGGCGAGCCTCGGCGGGATCGATTTCGTGAACGACTCCAAGTCCACGTCGCCCGAGAGCTTGCTCTTTGCGTTGGAGGAGGTGCGCGGCGATGTCGTGGTGATTCTTGGGGGGCGCAATAAAGGATTGGATTTTGCCCCGCTGTCGGCTCCGCTGCGGCAGGCGCGCGTCAAGGGCCTGGTGTTGATCGGAGAATCGCGCCCGCGGCTGCGCGAGCTGCTGCAGGGTGTGCCAGCGCTCAGCGAAGCCGACACGCTGGAGCAAGCCGTCGTGGCCGCGGCCGTGCAAGCACGGCCCGGGACGACCGTGTTGTTTTCACCAGCGTGTGCCAGCTTCGACATGTTCCATAACTTCGAGGATCGCGGACATTCGTTCAAGACGATCGTGCATCACTTGGCTGAGGGGCGGTCGTCATGA
- the ftsW gene encoding putative lipid II flippase FtsW, which yields MTPKTLRQLMLVIITILLGIGLMAVYSASAVMAETTYGNSLRFALHHVFSIVIGALLGIACLMVPYEALRRSGRWLMGLSLVLLVLVDVVGQEIGGASRWFRIGGFSFQPSELAKISLILYLADLLARKAGMMHEWWRGVAPALIATGLTAGLVLIQPDLGTTMTMGAVTLLLLVVARARWRHLAGVAIFAAAALVILIAGAEYRRRRIMMFLDPWADPLGSGYQILQSYCSLAGGGLFGTGLGGSLQKLFFLPSAHTDFIFAIIGEELGFIGTTSILLLFALFVTCGFRIAIASHDLFSKYLVCGLVGMIGLQAMVNIAVVTGLIPTKGLPLPLISFGGSSMVMNVVACALIFQASRQGERCGESALGR from the coding sequence ATGACTCCGAAGACATTGCGTCAGCTGATGCTCGTGATCATCACGATCCTCTTAGGGATCGGCCTGATGGCGGTCTATTCGGCGAGCGCGGTGATGGCCGAAACGACGTACGGCAATAGCCTGCGGTTTGCGCTGCATCATGTCTTCTCCATCGTCATCGGGGCGCTGCTGGGCATCGCGTGTTTGATGGTGCCGTATGAGGCGCTGCGCCGCTCTGGACGCTGGTTGATGGGGCTGAGCCTCGTCCTCCTCGTGCTCGTGGACGTCGTCGGCCAGGAGATCGGGGGGGCCAGCCGATGGTTTCGGATCGGCGGTTTCAGCTTTCAGCCGTCGGAGCTGGCGAAGATTTCGCTCATTCTCTATCTGGCGGATCTGCTCGCGCGCAAGGCGGGCATGATGCACGAGTGGTGGCGCGGTGTGGCGCCCGCGCTCATCGCCACCGGGCTGACGGCCGGCCTCGTCCTGATCCAGCCTGATTTGGGGACGACAATGACGATGGGGGCGGTCACGCTGCTGCTGCTGGTGGTCGCGCGCGCGCGCTGGCGGCACCTCGCCGGCGTGGCGATCTTCGCTGCGGCCGCCCTGGTCATCCTGATCGCCGGCGCCGAATACCGCCGGCGGCGGATCATGATGTTTCTTGATCCGTGGGCTGATCCGCTGGGCAGCGGCTATCAGATTCTCCAGTCCTATTGTTCCTTGGCCGGCGGCGGGCTCTTCGGCACGGGCCTCGGCGGATCGCTGCAAAAATTATTTTTCCTGCCGAGCGCGCACACGGATTTCATTTTTGCTATCATTGGGGAAGAATTGGGATTCATTGGCACCACAAGCATCTTGCTGCTGTTTGCGCTATTTGTGACGTGCGGTTTTCGGATTGCGATTGCCTCACACGATTTGTTTAGCAAATACCTTGTCTGCGGCCTGGTGGGGATGATCGGGTTGCAGGCGATGGTCAACATCGCGGTAGTGACAGGCCTGATTCCGACCAAAGGCCTGCCGCTACCGCTGATTTCGTTTGGCGGCAGCTCCATGGTCATGAATGTGGTGGCCTGCGCCTTGATCTTTCAAGCGAGCCGCCAAGGAGAACGATGTGGTGAAAGCGCTCTTGGTCGCTGA
- a CDS encoding UDP-N-acetylglucosamine--N-acetylmuramyl-(pentapeptide) pyrophosphoryl-undecaprenol N-acetylglucosamine transferase produces the protein MKALLVADGSGGHLSPALEVAAYLAREGAVPQVWYAQRPHARAMLAGVCDAWPSSVEIAPIPVAPSRLIGRLWQCGQLWHKAHRWFDACDPDVVVGFGGWVSAPVLAAAKSRRIACLLHEQNVVMGRANRWLAPWVDRITLSFPETQPGLAGRPTIITGLPIRGSIGHLASAATRERFGFDAQRPTVLVLGGSQGASAINRLMMAALPLLSPRERSTWQVIHLAGAADAPDVEAAYHDAQVSAWVAPFLSDMAAAYAVADLAIGRAGACTIGELARCGTPAILIPYPYAGRHQRANAALVETVGGGLMIEQAEATPERLLAAARRLLSDERLRAVMGGHMRSLDSGDATQRLGSAILDLADRRTKHPS, from the coding sequence GTGAAAGCGCTCTTGGTCGCTGACGGCAGCGGCGGACACCTCAGTCCCGCGCTGGAAGTGGCGGCCTACCTTGCGCGGGAGGGCGCAGTGCCGCAGGTGTGGTACGCGCAGCGTCCGCACGCGCGCGCCATGCTCGCCGGTGTCTGCGACGCCTGGCCTTCGTCCGTCGAGATCGCTCCCATCCCCGTCGCGCCCTCCCGCCTGATCGGGCGCTTGTGGCAATGCGGGCAGTTGTGGCACAAAGCCCACCGGTGGTTCGACGCGTGCGATCCGGATGTGGTCGTCGGCTTCGGGGGATGGGTGTCCGCCCCCGTGCTGGCGGCCGCGAAGTCGCGCCGGATCGCCTGCCTGCTGCATGAGCAGAACGTCGTCATGGGCCGCGCCAACCGGTGGCTCGCTCCATGGGTGGATCGCATTACGCTCTCGTTTCCCGAAACCCAACCCGGCCTCGCTGGCCGTCCGACGATCATCACCGGGCTGCCGATTCGCGGATCCATCGGCCACCTCGCCAGTGCCGCCACGAGGGAACGCTTCGGATTCGACGCGCAGCGGCCGACGGTGCTCGTCCTCGGCGGCAGCCAAGGGGCGTCGGCGATCAACCGTCTGATGATGGCCGCCTTGCCGCTCCTCTCGCCCAGGGAGCGTTCGACCTGGCAGGTGATCCATCTCGCAGGCGCCGCGGATGCGCCGGACGTTGAGGCCGCGTATCACGACGCACAGGTATCCGCTTGGGTCGCCCCGTTTCTGTCCGACATGGCCGCCGCCTACGCGGTGGCCGATCTCGCCATCGGCCGAGCAGGGGCGTGCACGATCGGCGAATTGGCGCGATGCGGCACGCCCGCCATTCTGATCCCCTATCCGTATGCGGGGAGGCATCAGCGCGCCAACGCCGCGCTCGTGGAAACCGTCGGGGGCGGCCTGATGATCGAACAGGCCGAGGCGACACCGGAGCGCCTGCTGGCTGCGGCGCGCCGCCTGCTCTCCGATGAGCGCTTGCGCGCCGTCATGGGAGGCCACATGCGATCCTTGGATAGCGGCGATGCCACGCAGCGCCTCGGCAGCGCGATTCTCGACCTGGCGGATCGCCGAACCAAGCACCCATCATGA
- the murC gene encoding UDP-N-acetylmuramate--L-alanine ligase, which translates to MILPEQAVRIAPGTRLHFLGIGGIGMSGLASIYQERGCQISGCDAKVNASAHRLRQRGAIISAGHHPAHLHEGAQVVVYSSAVAAEEPELVEARARGLRTISRGELLAALAMEHRLIGVAGAHGKTTTSGMASQLLIHAGWDPTVVVGGIMLSLGANARNGTGAYLVAETDESDGSFLHLFPHIAIITNIDREHLNHYQSFDTLIAAFQQYALQLRAGGALICCADDPIIRETLSYPSQLTYGFSCGADVTAERIRFLAHSSAFRASFKGRALGAFTLSVPGRHNVLNALAVIALGLTLDLPMLTVREALAGFQGTRRRFQLRRLPGDIWFVEDYAHHPSEIQATLDADAINGRHRLVVFQPHRFSRTQALEREFSSCFDRADGVIITDIYPAFETPIPGISGERLATLVRDRGHPHVRYVPKQELSSFVQRIARPGDTIFFLGAGDIGDLCHAVATQMRSSA; encoded by the coding sequence ATGATCTTGCCTGAGCAAGCCGTGCGCATTGCCCCAGGGACGCGGCTGCATTTTCTCGGCATCGGCGGCATCGGCATGAGCGGCTTGGCCTCGATCTATCAGGAGCGCGGCTGCCAGATTTCCGGCTGCGACGCGAAGGTCAACGCCTCGGCGCATCGGCTGCGGCAGCGCGGGGCGATCATTTCCGCCGGGCATCATCCCGCGCACCTCCATGAGGGCGCGCAGGTGGTGGTCTATAGTTCAGCGGTGGCCGCCGAGGAGCCGGAGCTCGTGGAGGCGCGCGCGCGGGGCCTGCGCACCATCAGCCGCGGCGAGTTGCTCGCGGCCCTCGCGATGGAGCATCGGCTCATCGGGGTGGCCGGCGCGCACGGCAAGACCACGACGTCGGGCATGGCCTCGCAGCTCCTCATCCATGCGGGATGGGATCCCACTGTGGTCGTCGGCGGCATCATGCTCTCCCTCGGCGCGAACGCCCGCAACGGGACGGGGGCGTATCTCGTGGCGGAAACCGATGAATCCGACGGTTCCTTCTTGCACCTGTTTCCGCACATCGCCATCATCACCAACATTGATCGGGAGCATCTGAATCACTATCAGAGTTTTGACACGCTCATCGCCGCGTTTCAGCAATATGCGCTGCAGCTGCGGGCCGGAGGCGCCTTGATTTGCTGCGCGGACGATCCCATCATCCGCGAGACCCTCAGCTATCCGTCGCAGCTCACCTACGGGTTCTCCTGCGGCGCTGATGTGACGGCTGAGCGGATCCGCTTCTTGGCGCACAGCAGCGCGTTTCGCGCCTCGTTCAAGGGCCGCGCGCTCGGCGCGTTCACGCTCTCGGTGCCCGGCCGCCACAATGTCCTCAATGCGCTGGCCGTCATCGCATTGGGATTGACGCTGGATCTGCCGATGCTGACCGTCCGCGAGGCCCTCGCCGGGTTTCAAGGCACGCGCCGCCGGTTCCAATTGCGGCGATTGCCCGGCGACATCTGGTTCGTGGAAGATTACGCCCATCATCCGTCGGAAATCCAGGCCACACTCGATGCCGATGCGATCAACGGCCGGCACCGGCTCGTGGTCTTTCAGCCGCACCGCTTCTCGCGCACCCAAGCCTTGGAGCGGGAATTTTCAAGCTGTTTCGATCGAGCCGACGGGGTCATCATCACCGACATCTACCCGGCCTTTGAAACGCCGATTCCTGGCATCTCCGGCGAGCGCCTCGCAACGCTGGTCCGCGACCGCGGGCACCCGCATGTGCGCTATGTGCCGAAACAGGAATTGTCATCCTTCGTGCAGCGCATCGCTCGGCCCGGGGATACGATTTTCTTCCTCGGAGCCGGCGATATCGGAGATCTCTGCCATGCCGTGGCCACACAGATGCGTTCGAGCGCGTGA